The genomic stretch GTTGAAAAAATTTTAAGGTGAGTGACTATTGTCTAGCTCGAAAGGTTGCAGCCACAGCTACGCTGGTGCTGGTCGCTACCAAGGCTAGCGCTGGTGGAACTAAAGGCACCCAACAACTGCTTTTTATTAGCAGTGCCAAGCATAAACCATACAACAAGATTTGTGCGGCGGCGATCGCGATTCCCAAGTGTAGCGGGGACTTTAGATAGCAGACGAACAAGCCTCCCAGTAAAGACCAGCCCCAAATCCAAAAAACTTCGCCCCACTGAGGCCACACCCATAATAGCGATCGCCCATCTTTGACTGCACTAATCATTTGACTCACCATTTGCGCTTGCACAAATACTCCCGGCATTTGCTTTTCAGCCCACTGACCTTGACTATAGGGTGTGAGCCAATAGTCATGAAAACTGTTAGCGCTCGTACCAATCAAGACAATCCGATCCTTGATTGAATTGGGATCGATCTGACCGCTGAGAACTTCTCTGAGGGTCACTCGATCCGCAATATTTTCCGGGGAGCGGTGAGAGCGATAATTCAGCAATACTTGATGACCCCAGGCATCGGTGCCTTGATAGCCACCTGTAAAACTCTCCAAAGGCTTAAAAACCACCTTACCCAGTTGCAAGAACCCCTCTGAATTGATAGTCGGTACAATGCCTTCTGCGGCTAAGTAACGGAATGCCAATTGGGCGCTGAAGGCGTAGTAAGCCGTACAGGGTGAGGCGGGGTCTGGTTTCAGCGATAACAGATGGCGACGAACCACTCCATCGGAATCGACCATGAAATCACTAAACCCTAAACGTTCTGCCGGGATTTCTGGCGGTGGTGGAATCCCCGGTTCCTCCGCCTGGGGATCGCTGACTTTGCAAATACCAATTAAGCGATCGCTTTGGCGTAACCGATTAGCTAAATCTTTCTGACTGGGTAATGCTGGAAAATCTCGATAAATATCTAAGCCAATCGCTCGCGGTTTATACTGCTCTAGTTTCTGCAACAGTTGATTGAGTGCCGGATCTGACAACGATCCACGCCTTTGTTCTGGATTTTGAGCTTGAACATCTGCTTCAGTAATGGTAATCACCAAAAGGCGCGGATCTGGCTTTTCATCGGGTCGCTGGGTAAGTATTTGGTCGAAAGCTTTTAGTTCCATTGATTGCAGCATTCCCTGATGGCGTACCCCCGCAATCAATGATGTGACAGCTATGCTAGCAAGCAACGCTACCCGAAGTCGTCCCCGCCAGTTTTGAGATTGGGTCTGGGAGGTTCGGGAGGGGGATGGCACAGGGGAATCGTGAATCGGGAATTCTTCTTTCCTTTTCCCAACGATTCCTTGCCAAGTGGGGGGCAATACAGCCGGATTTTGGCAAACGATTGGCAACCAAGTCGCGCAAGGAAATTTAGCTTCTAGCCCTTGCAATCTTTCCCGTGCTTCCCGTACTGCTAAATAAAACGACTCACCACGAGCAAAGGCTTCGAGAAATGACTTCAAAAATTCTTGTGCAACCTTATCCGGTACAGGTTCCCGCATCACAATAATTTGCGGAATTTGTAAGGAAGCCAAATATTTTGCCAAACCTAACCCATCACAAGAGTTGAAAATCGCAATTTTTAACCCGCGTTCAACCGCTTTTTTTAACCCATATTTTAGTTCTTCTATTGATAAGCTTTCTGTTTGATTAATATAAATTTTTCCCGTCTCGCCATTCTTCTGGCTGGAACTATGTCCCGCAAAAAATAAAATATCCCAGCCTTGCTTCCAAAGCTGTTCGGTTAATTCTTCCCGTTGTGGCT from Coleofasciculus sp. FACHB-1120 encodes the following:
- a CDS encoding CHASE2 domain-containing protein yields the protein MVKLVVIKLWSGSFEDGFPVSLQIGNDGERPSIESVGMLPPAPEIPQHYTIWTTAYRRLGAQYRLEAKTSQPTNIAKLDDCGLAANVLRDRLNVWLNSEPFREIREKLLEQLVPTDEIRFIIQTEDVQLRKLPWHLWELCDRYPKAEIALSAPAYERVEQLSSPIEKVRILAILGNSDGINTQADRILLEQLPDAEIRFLVEPQREELTEQLWKQGWDILFFAGHSSSQKNGETGKIYINQTESLSIEELKYGLKKAVERGLKIAIFNSCDGLGLAKYLASLQIPQIIVMREPVPDKVAQEFLKSFLEAFARGESFYLAVREARERLQGLEAKFPCATWLPIVCQNPAVLPPTWQGIVGKRKEEFPIHDSPVPSPSRTSQTQSQNWRGRLRVALLASIAVTSLIAGVRHQGMLQSMELKAFDQILTQRPDEKPDPRLLVITITEADVQAQNPEQRRGSLSDPALNQLLQKLEQYKPRAIGLDIYRDFPALPSQKDLANRLRQSDRLIGICKVSDPQAEEPGIPPPPEIPAERLGFSDFMVDSDGVVRRHLLSLKPDPASPCTAYYAFSAQLAFRYLAAEGIVPTINSEGFLQLGKVVFKPLESFTGGYQGTDAWGHQVLLNYRSHRSPENIADRVTLREVLSGQIDPNSIKDRIVLIGTSANSFHDYWLTPYSQGQWAEKQMPGVFVQAQMVSQMISAVKDGRSLLWVWPQWGEVFWIWGWSLLGGLFVCYLKSPLHLGIAIAAAQILLYGLCLALLIKSSCWVPLVPPALALVATSTSVAVAATFRARQ